Below is a window of Pseudarthrobacter equi DNA.
GAGCGCTGGACGCCCTCGCCGCGCTGCTGCCGGACGACGCCGAACGCGTCACAGCCTCCGGCACCGAGACAGTACCCGTGTCCGGGCTGAGGCCCGGCGACCTCGTCCTGGTCCGCCCCGGCGCCCGGATGCCCGCCGACGGCACGGTTGCGGAGGGCCGCGCCGAGTTCGACGAATCCATGATCACGGGCGAATCCAAGACCGTTCCGCGCGGGCCCGGTGACGCCGTGGTGGCCGGCACCGTGGCCACGGACTCCGGGGTGCGCGTTCTCGTCACAGCAGTGGGCGACGATACCGCCCTGGCCGGCATCCAGCGGCTGGTGGCCGAGGCACAGGCATCGTCCTCCCGTGCCCAGGCACTGGCCGACCGCGCCGCTGCCTTCCTCTTCTATTTCGCCGCCGGAGCGGGTGTGCTCACGTTCATCGCCTGGACCCTGCTGGGCAGCGTGCCGGAAGCGGTCACCCGGACGGTGACGGTGCTGGTGATCGCCTGCCCGCACGCCCTGGGCCTGGCCATTCCGCTGGTGATCGCGATCTCCACCGAACAGGCTGCCCGCGCAGGGGTGCTGATCAAGAACCGGATGGCCCTGGAGCGCATGCGGACCATCGACGTGGTCCTCTTCGACAAGACAGGCACCCTCACCAGGGGCGAACCCGAGCTCCGGGACATCGCCACAACCGGGACCCTGGATGCTGACGGCCTGCTGTCCCTGGCCGCCGCTGTCGAATCCGACAGCGAGCATCCCGCAGCCCGGGCCATCGTCCGTGCTGCGCGGAGCCGTAGCCTCACCGTTCCTGCCGCGTCCGGGTTTTCGGCACTGGCGGGCCGCGGCGTGCAGGCAACCGTGGACGGCCGTCCGCTGCACGTGGGCGGACCCGCGCTCCTTCGCGAGCTTGGCGTCGTCGAACCTTCCGGCCTGGCTGAGGCCACGCGCAGCTGGCGGGAGCGCGGCGCGTCCGTCCTGCACGTGCTCGACGGCGGCCGTGTCCTGGGTGCCGTGAGCCTGGAGGATGCGGTGCGGCCGGAGTCCCGGCAGGCGGTGGCGGCGCTGCAGAACCGCGGCGTCAAGGTGGCCATGATCACGGGCGACGCGCGCCAGGTGGCGCAGGCCGTGGCCGCGGACCTGAAGATCGACGAGGTGTTTGCCGAGGTGCTGCCGGCGGACAAGGACAAAAAAGTGGCGGAGCTGCAGGGCCGCGGGCTGAAGGTGGCCATGGTGGGCGACGGCGTGAACGACTCCCCCGCTTTGGCCCGCGCCGAGGTGGGCATCGCCATCGGCGCCGGGACGGATGTGGCGATGGAATCCGCCGGCGTGGTGCTGGCCGGCAACGATCCGCGTGCCGTGCTGTCCATGGTGGACCTGTCCCGGGCAAGCTACCGCAAGATGTGGCAGAACCTGGTGTGGGCCACCGGCTACAACGTCCTGTCCGTGCCGCTGGCCGCCGGGGTGCTCGCATTCGCCGGGGTGGTCCTCTCGCCGGCCGCCGGCGCCGTCCTGATGAGCGCCTCCACCATCGTGGTGGCGCTGAACGCCCAGCTGCTGCGGCGGCTCAAACTCAACCCCGCCGATGTGCGCTGACACCGCCACATCCACAAACACTCCATTGCCAGCTACTTTCCTGAAGGACGTTCAACCATGACCACCAAGACCAAAACCCTGATGCTCGCCGTTGCCCTCACAGCCTCCCTTGGCCTGGCAGGCTGCGCCGCCGGTTCGGGAAGCTCCGGTGGAAACACCATGCCCATGAACCACGGCAGCTCCGCACCGATGTCCAGCATGATGCCGGACGCAAACTCCGACCATAACCAGGCCGACATCATGTTTTCCCAGATGATGATTCCGCACCACCAGCAGGCCGTGGAGATGAGCGGCATCATGCTGGCCAAGCAGGATACGCCCGCCCCGGTGGCCTCGCTCGCCACCCGGATCAGGGACGCGCAGACGCCGGAAATCAAACTCATGACCGGCTGGCTGGAGGGCTGGAACGTGCCCACCATGATGAGCGACCAGTCCGGCCACGGGATGGGCGGCATGGTGGACGGGGACGGCATCGCCAAACTCAAGGCCGCGCAGGGCACCGAAGCGGCCAGGCTCTTCCTCCAGCAGATGACCGGGCACCACGAGGGCGCCATCGACATGGCCCGGCAGGAGATCAGCTCCGGCAAGTACCCGCAGACCATCCAGCTGGCCCGCGACATCATCAAAGCCCAGGAAGCCGAGATCGCGGAGATGAAGGAACTCCTGGCCGGCTTCTGACCCCCCACCACCGAAACGCACGCTCACTTCCGGCGGCTCTCACCGAAACGCGCGCCCACCATTCCAGCGCGAGGTGAGCGCGTCAGCTCCCAAGCAACCAAAGGTGAGCTCGCGTGCGGGGTGGGGCGGCCGCCGTCGGGCGTGTGCGTGTTAAGTTGAGAGGCACGGACTGTACGGTCCCGGCACCGGCTGGAAAGAGTAACTTCCCTTGGATATCCCCGCACCAGTAAGAATCCTGACCGTCTGCACCGGCAACATCTGCCGCTCGCCCGTGGCCGAGAGGCTGCTGCAGACAGGACTCAACCAGGTGGTGCCCGGCGGGTTCGAGGTGGCCAGCGCCGGAACCAGGGCCATGGTGGGCGATCCCATGCAGCCGATTTCGGCGGACATCGTGCGGACCTACGGCGGGGACCCGGACGGCTTCGAGGCTCGGCAGCTCAACTCCAAGATCCTTCGCGGGGTGGACCTGGTGCTCACCATGACTTCCGGCCACCGCGGCGAGGTGCTGCAGCAGGACGCGTCCATGCTGAAACGGACGTTCACCATCCGCGAGTTCGCCCGGATGCTCGACGTGCTGGACGGCCGCGCCACGGACGCCCCCGCCGAGGATCCCGGTGACGCCGACCCGCTGGCCGCGAACACCGCGTACTGGCGGAGCCTCCCGGCCCGTGCCGCAGGCGTCCGGCACCTGGCCCTGCCGGCGGATTCCGCGGAGAACGACATCATTGACCCCTACCGGCGCTCCCCCGAGGTGTACCGGCAGATGGAGGACGAGCTGGCCCCCGCCATCGTGTCCATCCTGCGGCATGCCCGCCTCAACTCGGTGCCATCACGACGGCGGCACCCGGCGGTGTCCGGCCCGTGACCACCGTGCAGGTGACAGTTTGGCCACGGCAGTAGCCAACCGGGCACCGGCGGGCGGACACTGATCCCACCACAGTCACGGTGAGGTGAGGGGCCACTATGAGCACACCAGGCGGTTCGGACCCATCCGGTCCTGCGGGACCCGCTTCCCCGGGCGCCCACCCGCACGGGCGCTGGCTGGTGGCGCACGGCCGCCGCCGCTGGATCGCCGCGCTGCTGGCCCTGGTCCTGGTGGCGGCTGCCGTCGTGGCCGTCATCAGCCTCAACCGCGCCGGCACCGTCACGCCGCCGGCCGCCCAGGGCACAGCGACCCAAAGCGAAACCACCACCCCCACGCCGTCGGAGACCCCGTCCGAAACGCCCCCGCCACCGGCGCCGGCAGCTCCTCCGCCGCCCCCGCCCATCGCGGAACTGCCTCCCGGGGCCATGAACGTCCTGGTGATCGGCAGCGACATCCGCGGCGGCACACCAGCAAAAGATGCCGCCGCGCACACGGCAGCCACCGGCGAAGCGCAGGACCACCGGGCGGACACCCTGATGGTGGTGCACGTCCCCGCTGACCGCAGCACGCTCTACCTCATCTCGATCAACCGCGACACGTGGGTGAACATCCCCGGCTACGGTGGCGCCAAAATCAACGCCGGGTTGGAATACGGCGGCATCGACATGCAGACCGCCGCCGTCCAGGAGCTGCTGGGAATCACCATCAACCACACCCTGATGCTGGACTTCGGCGGGTTCAAGCTCCTGGTGGACGGCCTGGGCGGCATCGACGTCAACGTGCCCATCGCGTTCCAGTCCACCATCGAGACCCAGCATGTGTTCCCCGCCGGCATGAACCACCTGGACGGCCAGGCGGCGCTGGAGTTCTCCCGGGAGCGGTACGCCTTCTCCGACGGCGACTTCCAGCGGGTCCGCGACCAGCAGATCATGCTCCGCGCCATCCTGGCCCGCCTCACCGCCGGCGGGGCGCTGAACGACGTCACGGCCGTGCGGTCCCTCGTGGAGTTCGCCTCCTGCTGCCTCACCGTGGACAAGGGCTTCGACCCGATCCAGGCCGCCATCCTGGCCTACAGCCTGCGGAACCTGGATGCCAACGCAATCCGCAGCATGACGCTTCCGACGGCGGGGTCCGGGTTCATTGCCGGGCAGTCGGTGCTGTTCCCGGATTACGGCGGCATCGCGGCGGTGGGTGCAGCCCTGCGGGAGGGCCGGATCGGCGAGCTCGCGACGCAGTAGTCAGGGCGCTGTTCAACCCGGGCTTACCCGCAGTTCACCCTGCCGAAAAGACCTGTGTGCACGGCGCCTGAAGGGTGGAGGGCATGACTGACATCTCGCGCCGCACCATCGTCAAGGGCTCCGTGCTCGCCGCCGCACTTGCCTCTGCCCCGGCCGCAGCAAACGCGGCCAACGCAGCAACCGCAGGCGCTCCCACCCGGTCACCGGCCGGTGTTGCCCTGGTCCGTAACCGGCTCACGCTCCCCAGCGGCATCGCCACCGGCGACGTCACCTCCGATTCGGCGGTGCTGTGGTCCCGTTCCTCGGAGGCAGGCCGGATGACGGCGGTGCTGCGGGCAGTGGACGACGGCGGCGCAGTCCTGCGCGGTCGGGGCGCCTTCGAGCGGGT
It encodes the following:
- a CDS encoding heavy metal translocating P-type ATPase, producing the protein MQDHSHHHHDGGRQSAGGVTDAPAAAAPAGQGHAPGHAHTAAPLQHGAHMHHDDGHTVHTSGQHAGHSTAMFKNRFWLTLALSLPVVYFSPMVGHLLGYMAPVFPGSAWIPPVLGTVIFLYGGQPFLKGGLQELKDRQPGMMLLIAMAITVAFAASWVTSLGLGGFDLDFWWELALLVAIMLLGHWIEMRALGSAQGALDALAALLPDDAERVTASGTETVPVSGLRPGDLVLVRPGARMPADGTVAEGRAEFDESMITGESKTVPRGPGDAVVAGTVATDSGVRVLVTAVGDDTALAGIQRLVAEAQASSSRAQALADRAAAFLFYFAAGAGVLTFIAWTLLGSVPEAVTRTVTVLVIACPHALGLAIPLVIAISTEQAARAGVLIKNRMALERMRTIDVVLFDKTGTLTRGEPELRDIATTGTLDADGLLSLAAAVESDSEHPAARAIVRAARSRSLTVPAASGFSALAGRGVQATVDGRPLHVGGPALLRELGVVEPSGLAEATRSWRERGASVLHVLDGGRVLGAVSLEDAVRPESRQAVAALQNRGVKVAMITGDARQVAQAVAADLKIDEVFAEVLPADKDKKVAELQGRGLKVAMVGDGVNDSPALARAEVGIAIGAGTDVAMESAGVVLAGNDPRAVLSMVDLSRASYRKMWQNLVWATGYNVLSVPLAAGVLAFAGVVLSPAAGAVLMSASTIVVALNAQLLRRLKLNPADVR
- a CDS encoding DUF305 domain-containing protein — protein: MTTKTKTLMLAVALTASLGLAGCAAGSGSSGGNTMPMNHGSSAPMSSMMPDANSDHNQADIMFSQMMIPHHQQAVEMSGIMLAKQDTPAPVASLATRIRDAQTPEIKLMTGWLEGWNVPTMMSDQSGHGMGGMVDGDGIAKLKAAQGTEAARLFLQQMTGHHEGAIDMARQEISSGKYPQTIQLARDIIKAQEAEIAEMKELLAGF
- a CDS encoding arsenate reductase/protein-tyrosine-phosphatase family protein, whose product is MDIPAPVRILTVCTGNICRSPVAERLLQTGLNQVVPGGFEVASAGTRAMVGDPMQPISADIVRTYGGDPDGFEARQLNSKILRGVDLVLTMTSGHRGEVLQQDASMLKRTFTIREFARMLDVLDGRATDAPAEDPGDADPLAANTAYWRSLPARAAGVRHLALPADSAENDIIDPYRRSPEVYRQMEDELAPAIVSILRHARLNSVPSRRRHPAVSGP
- a CDS encoding LCP family protein — protein: MSTPGGSDPSGPAGPASPGAHPHGRWLVAHGRRRWIAALLALVLVAAAVVAVISLNRAGTVTPPAAQGTATQSETTTPTPSETPSETPPPPAPAAPPPPPPIAELPPGAMNVLVIGSDIRGGTPAKDAAAHTAATGEAQDHRADTLMVVHVPADRSTLYLISINRDTWVNIPGYGGAKINAGLEYGGIDMQTAAVQELLGITINHTLMLDFGGFKLLVDGLGGIDVNVPIAFQSTIETQHVFPAGMNHLDGQAALEFSRERYAFSDGDFQRVRDQQIMLRAILARLTAGGALNDVTAVRSLVEFASCCLTVDKGFDPIQAAILAYSLRNLDANAIRSMTLPTAGSGFIAGQSVLFPDYGGIAAVGAALREGRIGELATQ